Proteins encoded in a region of the Paucibacter sediminis genome:
- the rseP gene encoding RIP metalloprotease RseP, which produces MITSLLAFVLTLGVLIVVHEYGHYRVARACGVKVLRFSVGFGRVIWRYRKHPEATEFTLSALPLGGYVRMLDEREGPVAPEERAQAFNNRPLLQRTAIVAAGPIANLLLAVLLLAAVNWIGQDEPKAVLGAPLAGSLAERAGMRAGDWVQAVSRDGQDWQELRSLPELRWQLTQAVGARAKLYLNLSDKDGHGRRAVLLDTDALEGRDLDAALLRKLGLGGAYSEPVLGALVPSGAGAAAGLRQGDQVLSVDGVPVLDAASLRERIRAAVQDGRPRTMQWQLRRAGELLSIEVTPRLADDAGKTVGRIEAMVGAAPQFVKVSYGFAEGLMKGAERTWEVASMTLTTLGRMLIGEASLKNLSGPLTIADYAGQSAQLGITPFLSFLALVSVSLGVLNLLPLPMLDGGHLMYYLFEGLSGRPVSEWWLAQLQRVGVFVMLLMMTLALSNDVTRLLGLH; this is translated from the coding sequence ATGATCACCTCCCTGCTGGCCTTCGTGCTCACGCTGGGCGTGCTGATCGTGGTGCACGAATACGGCCATTACCGCGTGGCGCGCGCCTGTGGCGTCAAGGTGCTGCGCTTCTCGGTCGGCTTCGGACGCGTCATCTGGCGCTACCGCAAGCATCCCGAGGCCACCGAGTTCACGCTCAGCGCCTTGCCCCTGGGCGGCTATGTGCGCATGCTGGACGAGCGCGAAGGGCCGGTGGCGCCGGAGGAGCGCGCCCAGGCCTTCAACAACCGGCCGCTGCTGCAGCGCACCGCCATCGTGGCCGCCGGCCCGATCGCGAATCTGCTGCTGGCGGTGCTGCTGCTGGCGGCGGTGAACTGGATCGGCCAGGACGAGCCGAAGGCCGTGCTGGGCGCGCCGCTGGCGGGCAGCCTGGCCGAGCGCGCCGGCATGCGCGCGGGCGACTGGGTGCAGGCGGTGTCGCGCGACGGCCAGGATTGGCAGGAGCTGCGCTCGCTGCCCGAGCTGCGCTGGCAGCTCACGCAGGCGGTGGGCGCACGCGCCAAGCTGTACCTGAATCTGAGCGACAAGGACGGCCACGGCCGCCGCGCCGTGCTGCTGGATACCGATGCGCTGGAGGGCCGCGATCTCGACGCCGCGCTGCTGCGCAAGCTGGGCCTGGGCGGCGCCTATAGCGAGCCGGTGCTGGGCGCGCTGGTGCCCAGCGGTGCCGGTGCCGCCGCCGGCCTGCGCCAGGGCGACCAGGTGCTGAGCGTCGATGGCGTGCCGGTGCTGGATGCCGCCAGCCTGCGCGAGCGCATCCGTGCGGCCGTCCAGGATGGTCGGCCGCGCACCATGCAGTGGCAGCTGCGCCGCGCCGGCGAGCTGCTCAGCATCGAGGTCACGCCGCGCCTGGCGGACGACGCCGGCAAGACCGTCGGCCGCATCGAGGCCATGGTGGGCGCCGCGCCGCAGTTCGTGAAGGTCAGCTATGGCTTTGCTGAAGGCTTGATGAAGGGCGCCGAGCGCACCTGGGAGGTCGCCAGCATGACGCTCACGACGCTGGGCCGCATGCTGATCGGCGAGGCCTCGCTGAAGAACCTCAGCGGGCCGCTGACGATTGCCGACTATGCGGGGCAGTCGGCACAGCTGGGCATCACGCCCTTCCTGAGCTTTCTCGCGCTGGTGAGCGTGAGCCTCGGCGTGCTGAACCTGCTGCCGCTGCCGATGCTCGATGGCGGACACCTGATGTATTATCTTTTCGAGGGTTTGAGCGGCCGCCCCGTCTCCGAGTGGTGGCTAGCGCAGCTCCAACGCGTGGGCGTGTTCGTGATGCTGCTGATGATGACTCTGGCCCTTTCCAACGACGTGACCCGCTTGCTGGGTCTGCATTGA
- the fabZ gene encoding 3-hydroxyacyl-ACP dehydratase FabZ, producing the protein MTSNTDNTGFDIHQIIKMLPHRFPFLLVDRVLEVEKGKRIRAIKNVTINEPFFPGHFPVRPVMPGVLQLEAMAQVATLLAVVSLDRQIDDKTICYFAGIDGARFKRPVEPGDQLVFEVTLERAKASLFKFTGKAFVGDELACEAELMCTMRRIED; encoded by the coding sequence ATGACCAGCAATACCGACAACACCGGCTTCGACATCCACCAGATCATCAAGATGCTGCCGCATCGCTTCCCCTTCCTGTTGGTGGACCGGGTGCTGGAGGTGGAGAAGGGCAAGCGCATCCGCGCGATCAAGAACGTCACCATCAACGAGCCCTTCTTCCCGGGGCATTTCCCGGTGCGTCCGGTGATGCCGGGGGTGCTGCAGCTCGAGGCGATGGCCCAGGTGGCGACGCTGCTGGCGGTGGTGAGCCTGGACCGCCAGATCGACGACAAGACGATCTGCTATTTCGCGGGCATCGACGGTGCGCGCTTCAAGCGCCCGGTGGAGCCCGGCGATCAGCTGGTGTTCGAGGTCACGCTGGAGCGCGCCAAGGCCTCGCTGTTCAAGTTCACCGGCAAGGCCTTTGTGGGCGACGAGCTGGCCTGCGAGGCCGAACTGATGTGCACCATGCGCCGTATCGAAGACTGA
- a CDS encoding phosphatidate cytidylyltransferase, with product MLKQRVITAIVLLAILLPALFAASPWPFALLTLVMIGAAAWEWARLNGLPGAGAWGFGALIAAACGATLWALQLQAPPSWCWWLAGGIWVLGGTLALRGGPAAWPKVSRALRLVLGGLALWAAWLAMAQAKAQGINFLLSIFCLVWMADIAAYFGGKAFGRRKLAPAISPGKSWEGVWSGMLGVLLLGVIWVHVIDARFHVDAPSLFSLLAHGLGPVSLLALFFLAAMSVVGDLFESLIKRAVGAKDSSQLLPGHGGVLDRVDALLPVFPLALALSSLPKLI from the coding sequence GTGCTGAAACAGCGTGTCATCACCGCCATCGTCCTGCTGGCCATTCTGCTGCCGGCGCTGTTCGCCGCGTCGCCCTGGCCCTTTGCCCTGCTGACCCTGGTGATGATTGGCGCGGCCGCCTGGGAGTGGGCGCGGCTGAACGGACTGCCGGGTGCCGGCGCCTGGGGCTTCGGTGCCTTGATCGCCGCGGCTTGCGGCGCCACGCTGTGGGCGCTGCAGCTACAGGCGCCGCCCAGCTGGTGCTGGTGGCTGGCGGGTGGCATCTGGGTGCTGGGCGGCACGCTGGCCCTGCGCGGCGGCCCGGCGGCCTGGCCCAAGGTCTCGCGCGCGCTGCGCCTGGTGCTGGGCGGCCTGGCGCTGTGGGCGGCCTGGCTGGCGATGGCACAGGCCAAGGCCCAGGGCATCAACTTTCTGCTGTCGATCTTCTGCCTGGTGTGGATGGCCGACATCGCGGCCTACTTCGGCGGCAAGGCCTTCGGCCGCCGCAAGCTGGCGCCCGCCATCAGCCCCGGCAAGAGCTGGGAGGGCGTCTGGAGCGGCATGCTGGGCGTGCTGCTGCTGGGCGTGATCTGGGTGCACGTGATCGACGCGCGTTTCCACGTCGATGCGCCGAGCCTGTTCAGCCTGCTGGCGCATGGCCTGGGCCCGGTATCGCTGCTGGCGCTGTTCTTCCTCGCGGCCATGAGCGTGGTGGGCGACCTGTTCGAGTCCCTCATCAAGCGCGCGGTCGGTGCCAAGGACAGCAGCCAACTGCTGCCCGGCCATGGCGGCGTGCTCGATCGCGTCGATGCCTTGTTGCCCGTGTTCCCCCTGGCCCTGGCCCTGAGTTCCCTTCCCAAGCTGATATGA
- the uppS gene encoding polyprenyl diphosphate synthase, producing the protein MTSESKAVPRHVAIVMDGNGRWAKKRFLPRFFGHKQGVDALVKIVQACIDREIEYLTVFAFSSENWKRPSDEVSGLMGLVLAAVSRYLARMGSMGVRIRIVGDREAVSDKLRNAWNEAENATRHNTKLTLNVAFNYGGRWDIVQAAKAAIKAGVPAEQITEAKLSEFMAMSYAPDPDLFIRTGGEVRISNFMLWQVAYTEFVFSDCLWPEFGEAQLDAAIQAFRERDRRFGGVKLSPQEA; encoded by the coding sequence GTGACTAGCGAAAGCAAGGCGGTTCCCCGCCATGTCGCCATCGTCATGGATGGCAATGGGCGCTGGGCCAAGAAGCGCTTTCTGCCGCGCTTCTTCGGTCACAAGCAGGGCGTGGATGCGCTGGTGAAGATCGTGCAGGCCTGCATCGATCGCGAGATCGAATACCTGACGGTGTTTGCCTTCTCCAGCGAGAACTGGAAGCGCCCCAGCGACGAGGTCTCGGGCCTGATGGGGCTGGTGCTGGCGGCGGTGTCGCGCTACCTGGCGCGCATGGGCTCGATGGGCGTGCGCATCCGCATCGTCGGCGACCGCGAGGCGGTCTCCGACAAGCTGCGCAATGCCTGGAACGAGGCCGAGAACGCGACCCGCCACAACACCAAGCTGACGCTCAATGTGGCCTTCAACTACGGTGGCCGCTGGGACATCGTGCAGGCCGCCAAGGCGGCCATCAAGGCGGGCGTGCCGGCCGAGCAGATCACCGAGGCCAAGCTGTCGGAGTTCATGGCGATGAGCTATGCGCCGGACCCGGATCTCTTCATCCGCACCGGCGGTGAGGTGCGCATCAGCAACTTCATGCTCTGGCAGGTGGCCTACACCGAGTTCGTGTTCTCCGACTGCCTCTGGCCCGAGTTTGGCGAAGCCCAGCTCGACGCCGCTATCCAGGCCTTCCGCGAGCGCGACCGGCGCTTCGGCGGGGTCAAGCTCTCACCCCAAGAGGCCTGA
- the lpxA gene encoding acyl-ACP--UDP-N-acetylglucosamine O-acyltransferase has product MARIHPTAIVDPKAHLAEDVEVGAYALIGPEVSIAAGTRVGPHCVIEGRTRIGRDNHFYQFSSIGAMPQDMSHGGEVTELVIGDRNTVREFCTFNTGTFKEEGVTRVGSDNWIMAYVHLAHDVQLGSHCVLANNATLAGHVRVGDWATIGGLTGVHQYVKIGAHAMIGFQGHVAQDVAPYMTVDGNPLAVRAVNLTGLRRRGFSNERIAVIRQLHKLIFRSSLTLEQSSAQIQALLAEQGGDSVADVQLMLDFIAGSTRGLVR; this is encoded by the coding sequence ATGGCTCGCATCCATCCCACCGCCATTGTTGATCCCAAGGCCCATTTGGCCGAGGACGTGGAGGTTGGCGCCTACGCGCTGATCGGGCCCGAGGTCTCGATAGCTGCCGGTACCCGCGTGGGCCCGCATTGCGTCATCGAGGGCCGCACCCGCATCGGCCGCGACAATCACTTCTACCAGTTCAGCTCGATCGGCGCGATGCCGCAGGACATGAGCCATGGCGGCGAGGTGACCGAGCTGGTGATCGGCGACCGCAACACGGTGCGCGAGTTCTGCACCTTCAACACTGGCACCTTCAAGGAAGAGGGCGTCACCCGGGTCGGCTCCGACAACTGGATCATGGCCTATGTGCACCTGGCCCATGACGTGCAGCTGGGCAGTCATTGCGTGCTGGCCAACAACGCCACCCTAGCGGGCCATGTGCGCGTGGGCGACTGGGCCACCATCGGTGGCCTGACGGGCGTGCATCAGTACGTCAAGATCGGCGCCCACGCGATGATCGGCTTCCAGGGTCATGTGGCCCAGGATGTGGCGCCCTATATGACGGTGGACGGCAACCCGCTGGCGGTGCGCGCGGTGAATCTCACCGGCCTGCGCCGGCGCGGCTTCAGCAATGAACGCATCGCGGTGATACGGCAGCTGCACAAGCTGATCTTCCGCAGCAGCCTGACGCTGGAGCAATCGAGCGCACAGATCCAGGCGCTGCTGGCCGAGCAGGGTGGCGATTCAGTGGCCGATGTGCAGCTGATGCTGGACTTCATTGCCGGCTCCACACGCGGCCTGGTGCGCTGA
- the pyrH gene encoding UMP kinase: MPAHKRILLKLSGEALMGDDAYGINRATIVRMVREIQEVTKLGVEVAVVIGGGNIFRGVAGGSVGMDRATADYMGMLATVMNSLALADTMRQEGMTARVMSAIAIEQVVEPYVRPKALQYLEEGKIVVFAAGTGNPFFTTDTAAALRGAEIGAEIVLKATKVDGVYTADPKKDPSATRYARISFDEAITKNLQVLDATAFALCRDQKLPIKVFSIFKPGALKRVVMGEDEGTLVHV; the protein is encoded by the coding sequence ATGCCCGCGCACAAACGCATCCTGCTCAAACTCTCCGGCGAGGCCCTGATGGGCGACGACGCCTATGGCATCAACCGCGCCACCATCGTGCGCATGGTGCGTGAGATCCAGGAGGTCACCAAGCTGGGTGTGGAAGTGGCCGTCGTGATTGGCGGTGGCAATATCTTCCGCGGCGTGGCCGGCGGTTCGGTGGGCATGGACCGCGCCACCGCCGACTACATGGGCATGCTGGCCACGGTGATGAACTCGCTGGCCCTGGCCGACACGATGCGCCAGGAAGGCATGACGGCGCGCGTGATGTCGGCCATCGCCATCGAGCAGGTGGTCGAGCCCTATGTGCGCCCCAAGGCCTTGCAGTACCTCGAAGAGGGCAAGATCGTCGTGTTCGCCGCCGGCACCGGCAACCCCTTCTTCACTACCGATACCGCCGCCGCCTTGCGCGGCGCCGAGATCGGTGCCGAGATCGTGCTGAAGGCCACCAAGGTGGACGGCGTCTACACCGCCGATCCCAAGAAGGACCCGTCGGCGACGCGCTATGCGCGCATCAGCTTCGACGAGGCCATCACCAAGAATCTGCAGGTGCTGGACGCGACCGCGTTCGCACTCTGCCGCGACCAGAAGCTGCCCATCAAGGTCTTCAGCATCTTCAAGCCGGGCGCGCTCAAGCGCGTGGTGATGGGCGAGGATGAGGGCACGCTGGTGCACGTCTGA
- the bamA gene encoding outer membrane protein assembly factor BamA: protein MRPSLLSLALAATLQSGAAWAVDPFVLKDIRVEGLQRTDPGTVFASLPFRIGDNYNDDKGAAALRALFATGLFKDVRINIDGSSVVVVIEERPIIANVSFVGLKEFDTEALSKSLKDVGIGEGKPFDKALADRAEQELKRQYLTRSLYGAEVTTTITPLERNRVNVAFTVAEGEPAKIGEIRIQGSKVFSESTLLGLLEQTTSGWLTWYTKTDRYSRTKLNADLETLRSYYLNRGYLEFAVESTQVTISPDKQSIGVAITVSEGQPYTVSAVKIEGDFLGREEEFKRLIALKPGEAYRGEAVAQTTRAFQDLYGTFGYAFARVESRPEIDRATGQVVVTFSAEPQRRVYVRRVIISGNTRTRDEVIRREFRQFESSWYDGQRIKNSRDRVERLGYFKDVNVDTTEVPGSPDQVDVTLTLTEKPTGNIMVGAGYSSAQKLSLTGSIRQENVFGSGNYLALEVNTAKTGRALVVSTVDPYFTVDGVSRAFDMFYRTTKPLNTLGEEYELASYGGSVKFGVPFSELDTVFFGIGYELTRITASAGLPNNYFLFRNQFGPSSTAVPFTIGWANDSRDSVISPTAGRYQRVNVELSALGDSHFWRANLQHQQYFNLTHKFSLGINGELGWGGGLGGRPYPIFKNFYGGGLGSVRVFEPGSLGPVDVTGSYTGGNRKFNLNAEFYVPVPGSGNDKSFRLFAFMDAGNVWGSHEKLDLASVRSSAGVGISWLSPMGPLRLSYGVPLRKKPTDRIEKFQFQIGTAF from the coding sequence ATGCGCCCCTCTTTGTTGTCCCTGGCGCTGGCCGCCACGCTGCAATCGGGTGCTGCCTGGGCCGTTGATCCTTTCGTGCTGAAGGACATCCGCGTCGAGGGCCTGCAGCGTACCGACCCCGGTACCGTGTTCGCCAGCCTGCCCTTTCGCATCGGCGACAACTACAACGACGACAAGGGTGCCGCGGCCCTGCGCGCGCTGTTCGCCACCGGCCTGTTCAAGGACGTGCGCATCAATATCGACGGCAGCTCGGTCGTCGTCGTCATCGAAGAGCGCCCCATCATCGCCAACGTGAGCTTCGTCGGCCTGAAGGAGTTCGATACCGAGGCGCTCTCCAAGTCGCTCAAGGACGTGGGCATCGGCGAGGGCAAGCCCTTCGACAAGGCCCTGGCCGACCGCGCCGAGCAGGAGCTCAAGCGCCAGTACCTGACGCGCAGCCTGTACGGCGCCGAGGTCACCACCACCATCACGCCGCTGGAGCGCAACCGCGTCAACGTCGCCTTCACGGTGGCCGAGGGCGAGCCTGCCAAGATCGGCGAGATCCGCATCCAGGGCAGCAAGGTGTTCTCCGAGAGCACGCTGCTGGGCCTGCTGGAGCAGACCACCTCGGGTTGGCTGACCTGGTACACCAAGACCGACCGCTACTCGCGCACCAAGCTCAACGCCGACCTCGAGACGCTGCGCTCCTACTACCTGAATCGCGGCTATCTGGAGTTTGCGGTCGAGTCCACCCAGGTGACGATCTCGCCCGACAAGCAGAGCATCGGCGTGGCCATCACCGTCAGCGAAGGCCAGCCCTATACCGTCAGCGCCGTCAAGATCGAGGGCGACTTCCTGGGCCGCGAGGAAGAGTTCAAGCGCCTGATCGCGCTCAAGCCTGGTGAGGCCTACCGCGGTGAAGCGGTGGCCCAGACCACGCGCGCCTTCCAGGATCTGTACGGCACCTTCGGCTATGCCTTTGCACGCGTCGAGAGCCGGCCCGAGATCGACCGCGCCACCGGCCAGGTGGTGGTGACCTTCAGCGCCGAGCCGCAGCGCCGCGTCTATGTGCGCCGCGTCATCATCTCGGGCAACACGCGCACGCGTGACGAAGTCATCCGCCGCGAGTTCCGCCAGTTCGAGTCGTCCTGGTACGACGGCCAGCGCATCAAGAATTCGCGCGACCGCGTCGAGCGCCTGGGCTATTTCAAGGACGTCAACGTCGACACCACCGAGGTGCCGGGCTCGCCCGACCAGGTGGACGTGACGCTCACGCTGACCGAGAAGCCCACCGGCAACATCATGGTCGGCGCGGGCTATTCCAGCGCGCAGAAGCTCTCGCTGACCGGCTCGATCCGCCAGGAGAATGTGTTCGGCTCGGGCAACTACCTGGCGCTGGAGGTCAATACCGCCAAGACCGGCCGCGCCCTGGTGGTCTCCACCGTCGACCCCTATTTCACGGTGGATGGCGTGTCGCGCGCCTTCGACATGTTCTACCGCACCACCAAGCCGCTCAACACCCTGGGTGAGGAATACGAGCTGGCCTCGTACGGCGGCTCGGTGAAGTTCGGCGTGCCCTTCTCCGAGCTGGACACCGTGTTCTTCGGCATCGGCTACGAACTCACGCGCATCACGGCTTCGGCTGGTCTGCCGAACAACTACTTCCTGTTCCGCAACCAGTTCGGCCCCAGCAGCACGGCCGTGCCCTTCACCATCGGTTGGGCCAACGACAGCCGCGACAGCGTGATCTCGCCCACGGCGGGTCGCTACCAGCGCGTCAACGTCGAGCTCAGCGCCCTGGGCGACTCGCATTTCTGGCGTGCCAATCTGCAGCATCAGCAGTACTTCAACCTGACGCACAAGTTCTCGCTGGGCATCAACGGCGAGCTGGGCTGGGGCGGCGGTCTGGGTGGCCGACCCTATCCCATCTTCAAGAACTTCTACGGCGGCGGCCTGGGTTCGGTGCGCGTGTTCGAGCCCGGCTCGCTGGGCCCGGTCGACGTGACCGGCTCCTACACCGGTGGCAATCGCAAGTTCAACCTGAACGCCGAGTTCTATGTGCCGGTGCCGGGTTCGGGCAATGACAAGAGTTTCCGCTTGTTCGCATTCATGGACGCGGGTAACGTTTGGGGATCGCATGAGAAGCTGGATTTGGCCAGCGTGCGCTCCTCGGCAGGTGTGGGTATCAGCTGGCTCTCCCCCATGGGCCCGCTGCGTTTGAGCTATGGCGTGCCATTGCGCAAGAAACCCACAGATAGAATCGAGAAATTCCAATTCCAGATCGGGACTGCATTCTGA
- a CDS encoding OmpH family outer membrane protein codes for MNSKLLKTVAAAALMSLSAFGLQAQDLKIGYINSERVLKEANLAKAAQLKLETEFGKREKDLKDAENKLRGAAEKLEKDAPTLAEAERNRRQRDLVEADRDLQRKRREWQEDLTQRKNEELGAVVERANRVIKQIFDAEKYDLIVQDALHASGRVDITKKVIDALNAQK; via the coding sequence ATGAACAGCAAGCTGTTGAAGACGGTGGCCGCGGCCGCCCTGATGTCGCTGTCGGCCTTCGGCCTGCAAGCGCAAGACCTGAAGATCGGCTACATCAATAGCGAGCGCGTGCTCAAGGAAGCCAATCTGGCCAAGGCCGCCCAGCTGAAGCTGGAAACCGAGTTCGGCAAGCGCGAGAAGGATCTGAAGGACGCCGAGAACAAGCTGCGCGGCGCTGCCGAGAAGCTTGAGAAGGACGCCCCGACCCTGGCCGAGGCCGAGCGCAATCGCCGTCAGCGCGATCTGGTGGAAGCCGACCGCGACCTGCAGCGCAAGCGCCGCGAGTGGCAGGAAGACCTGACCCAGCGCAAGAACGAAGAGCTGGGTGCGGTGGTGGAACGCGCCAACCGCGTCATCAAGCAGATCTTCGACGCCGAGAAGTACGACCTGATCGTGCAAGACGCCCTGCACGCCAGCGGCCGCGTGGACATCACCAAGAAGGTGATCGACGCGCTCAACGCGCAGAAGTAA
- the lpxD gene encoding UDP-3-O-(3-hydroxymyristoyl)glucosamine N-acyltransferase, whose amino-acid sequence MAAVLTLPELIAALGGDLLGAAESLAATRIARIATLEDADAESIAFLANPRYAAQLASTQAGCVIVAPAMAEAAVARSARSAPAAGAATLVTPDPYLYFARLTQWWAARGRSGSVASIHPSAFVDPSARLGEGVSVGPFAVIEAGAVIGAGAVIGPHCVVERAASVGAGTRLAPHVTVCHGCSIGARCIIHSGAVIGADGFGFAPNQGQWEKIEQLGAAVIGNDVEIGAQTCIDRGALGNTVIEDGVKLDNLIQIAHNVHIGAHTAMAACSGVAGSTRIGKHCMIGGSANIVGHITIADHVFVSACTFVSRSISKPGQYTGVFPMDENANWEKNAATLRQLHAMRDRLRALEKKS is encoded by the coding sequence GTGGCCGCAGTCCTCACGCTGCCCGAACTGATCGCCGCCTTGGGCGGCGATCTTCTTGGTGCGGCCGAATCGCTTGCGGCGACGCGCATAGCCCGCATTGCCACGCTGGAAGACGCCGACGCCGAATCCATCGCCTTCCTCGCCAATCCGCGCTACGCGGCGCAACTGGCCAGTACCCAGGCGGGCTGCGTGATCGTGGCACCGGCGATGGCCGAGGCCGCCGTTGCACGTTCGGCGCGTTCGGCACCAGCGGCAGGCGCTGCCACGCTGGTCACGCCCGACCCCTATCTGTACTTTGCCCGCCTGACGCAGTGGTGGGCCGCGCGCGGCCGCAGCGGCAGCGTCGCGAGCATCCACCCCAGCGCCTTTGTCGACCCCTCGGCGCGGCTGGGTGAGGGCGTCAGCGTCGGCCCGTTTGCGGTCATCGAGGCGGGCGCGGTGATCGGTGCCGGCGCGGTGATCGGGCCGCACTGCGTGGTCGAGCGTGCTGCCAGCGTGGGCGCGGGCACCCGGCTGGCGCCGCATGTGACGGTCTGCCACGGCTGCAGCATCGGCGCGCGCTGCATCATCCATAGCGGCGCCGTGATCGGCGCCGACGGCTTCGGCTTCGCGCCCAATCAGGGCCAGTGGGAAAAGATCGAGCAGCTGGGTGCGGCGGTGATCGGCAACGACGTGGAGATCGGCGCGCAGACCTGCATCGATCGCGGCGCGCTGGGCAACACGGTGATCGAGGACGGCGTCAAGCTCGACAACCTGATCCAGATCGCCCACAACGTGCACATCGGCGCGCATACTGCCATGGCGGCTTGCTCTGGCGTGGCGGGCAGCACGCGCATCGGCAAGCACTGCATGATCGGTGGCTCGGCCAATATCGTTGGCCACATCACCATTGCCGACCACGTGTTCGTGTCGGCCTGCACCTTCGTCTCGCGTTCCATCAGCAAGCCGGGCCAGTACACCGGCGTGTTCCCGATGGACGAGAATGCGAACTGGGAAAAGAACGCTGCAACGCTCAGGCAGTTGCACGCCATGCGCGATCGCTTGCGCGCACTCGAGAAAAAATCATGA
- the ispC gene encoding 1-deoxy-D-xylulose-5-phosphate reductoisomerase, which yields MSAPSMNRRQRVSVLGSTGSIGVNTLDVLARHPERYEVFALSAMSRVDALLAQCLQHRPRYAVLPDQALAAELRGKLREQGARTEVLDGPDALSEIAAHPEVDAVMAAIVGAAGLAPCLAAARAGKRLLLANKEAIVVGGALFMQAVEQGGATLLPIDSEHSAIFQCLPEDRKTWHQRIDHIVLTASGGPFRTREPGTLAEVTPEQACAHPNWVMGRKISVDSATMMNKALEVIEARWLFNLTPEQIKVIIHPQSIIHSMVVCRDNSVLAQLGTPDMRVPIAYGLAFPERVESGASRLDLLSTPGLSFEEADARRFPGLHLSWAALRAREGSTAVLNAANEEAVAAFLDGGLRFDHIHRVNAEALAQLLPAADECASVAGLLALDARARRHAQGLIKALRAS from the coding sequence ATGAGCGCACCCTCCATGAACCGCCGGCAGCGCGTCAGCGTGCTGGGTTCCACCGGCTCGATCGGCGTCAACACCCTGGATGTGCTGGCGCGTCATCCGGAGCGCTACGAGGTGTTTGCCCTCAGCGCGATGAGCCGGGTCGATGCACTGCTGGCGCAATGCCTGCAGCACCGGCCGCGCTACGCCGTGCTGCCCGACCAGGCCCTGGCCGCCGAACTGCGCGGCAAGCTGCGCGAGCAGGGCGCGCGCACCGAGGTGCTGGACGGGCCCGATGCCTTGAGCGAGATCGCGGCCCACCCCGAGGTGGATGCGGTGATGGCGGCCATCGTCGGCGCCGCCGGGCTGGCGCCCTGCCTGGCCGCCGCCCGCGCCGGCAAGCGCCTGCTGCTGGCCAACAAGGAAGCCATCGTGGTGGGCGGCGCGCTCTTCATGCAGGCGGTGGAGCAGGGCGGTGCCACGCTGCTGCCGATTGATTCCGAGCATTCGGCGATCTTTCAATGCCTGCCCGAGGACCGCAAGACCTGGCACCAGCGCATCGATCACATCGTGCTGACCGCCTCGGGCGGCCCGTTCCGCACCCGTGAGCCCGGCACCCTGGCCGAGGTCACGCCGGAGCAGGCCTGCGCACACCCGAACTGGGTGATGGGCCGCAAGATCTCGGTCGACTCGGCCACCATGATGAACAAGGCGCTCGAGGTGATCGAGGCGCGCTGGCTGTTCAACCTGACGCCCGAGCAGATCAAGGTCATCATCCATCCGCAAAGCATCATCCATTCGATGGTGGTGTGTCGCGACAACTCGGTGCTGGCCCAGCTGGGCACGCCGGACATGCGTGTGCCGATCGCCTATGGGCTCGCCTTCCCCGAGCGCGTCGAGTCGGGTGCCAGCCGGCTCGATCTGCTCAGCACGCCGGGCCTGAGCTTCGAGGAGGCCGATGCGCGCCGCTTCCCCGGCCTGCATCTGTCCTGGGCCGCGCTGCGCGCACGCGAGGGTTCGACGGCCGTGCTGAATGCCGCGAACGAAGAGGCCGTGGCGGCCTTCCTCGACGGCGGCCTGCGCTTCGACCATATCCACCGCGTGAACGCCGAAGCGCTGGCGCAGCTGCTGCCCGCCGCCGATGAATGCGCCAGCGTGGCCGGCCTGCTGGCGCTGGACGCGCGCGCGCGCCGCCATGCCCAGGGCCTGATCAAGGCCTTGCGCGCATCATGA
- the frr gene encoding ribosome recycling factor yields the protein MSIADIKKNAEAKMAKSVEAFKNELHKIRTGRAHPGILDQVHVDYYGSMVPISQVANVSLLDARTISVQPWEKGMGAKIEKAIRESDLGLNPASQGDLIRVPMPPLSEERRRDLTKVVRNAGEDAKVAVRNLRRDANEQAKKLLKDKEIGEDDERRSLDEVQKLTDRVIVEIDKLTSGKEAEILAV from the coding sequence ATGAGCATTGCAGACATCAAGAAGAACGCCGAAGCCAAGATGGCCAAGTCCGTCGAGGCCTTCAAGAACGAGTTGCACAAGATTCGCACCGGCCGTGCCCACCCGGGCATCCTGGACCAGGTGCATGTGGACTACTACGGCTCGATGGTGCCGATTTCGCAGGTGGCCAATGTGAGCCTGCTGGACGCCCGCACCATCAGCGTGCAGCCCTGGGAAAAAGGCATGGGCGCCAAGATCGAGAAGGCGATCCGCGAGTCCGATCTGGGCCTGAACCCCGCATCGCAGGGCGACCTGATCCGCGTGCCGATGCCCCCGCTGTCCGAAGAGCGCCGTCGCGACCTGACCAAGGTGGTGCGCAATGCCGGCGAGGATGCCAAGGTGGCGGTGCGCAATCTGCGCCGCGACGCCAACGAGCAGGCTAAGAAGCTGCTGAAGGACAAGGAGATCGGCGAGGACGACGAGCGCCGCAGCCTCGACGAGGTGCAGAAGCTCACCGATCGCGTGATCGTCGAGATCGACAAGCTGACCTCGGGCAAGGAAGCCGAGATCCTCGCCGTCTGA